GGCGCAGCGGCGACGTGGGCGACGCGCCGAGCGTCGTCGCCGCCGCAACCGCGACGCCATCCATGGCGGCGGCGTGGTAGTGGGGATTCGAGGTTCGGGCCCAGATCGCCGAGGCCGTGACCCGGCCAACCGCCGCATCGAGGGGCAGCGAAACGACCGGACCGGGTTCCAGGGCGCCCGCGTTGCGCAGCGCCTCATCGAAGCGGGCCCGCGCCTCGTCCAACGGCACGTCCTGCAAATACGGCATGCGGTCGCCGCTGCCGGGTGGAGCGTCGCGGCTCGGTCGCTCGCCCGATCGGGAGGCCGCGGTCATGCCAGCGGGCGAATGTCGACGAATGCGCCGGCTTGGAGGCCGTTGGCGTCGGCCGGAATCCGGACCAGCGCGTCGGCGCGCACGAGCGTGAAGATGAGGTTCGAGGCACCGAATATGGGCTCCGCCCACGTTTCGTCATCACGCTCGGTGAGGCGCGCGGGAATGAAATCCAGGCGGCCCGCCGCGGATGCCACGTTGCGCGCCAGCCGGGCGCGCAGCGGTGATCCGGAGCTGTCGGCCGGAGCGCCCTGCAGCCGGCGAATCGTGGGCGCGACCAGCAGGTCGAACACGACGAGCGCCGAGACCGGATTTCCGGGTAAGCCGAATATGGGCCGGCCGTCGGCCAGGCCCACGATCGACGGCTTGCCGGGCTTGAGGGCCAACCCGTGCGCCAGGACGCCGGGCGATCCCAGCGACCCGATGACGTCCGACGTGTGATCGCGCACGCTCACCGAGCTTCCGGCGCTGATGACGACGATGTCGCAGTCCCGCAGCGCATCGCGCGCCACGGTCGCCAGCGCGGAGCGCGCATCGGGCACGATGCCGTAGGCCCGCGCCACGCCGCCCGCGCGCTCCACCTCGACGGTGAGCGTGGTCGAGTTGACGTCCCGAACTTCGCCCGGTTCCGGCGTCTGGTGGGGCGGCACAACCTCGTCGCCGGTTGCAATGAGCCCCACGATCGGCGCTTGCGCAACCGCGACGTGCGTCACGCCCAGCGCGGCGAGCCCGCCAAGATCCTGCGATCGCAGTCGCGCGCCCTGGGGGATGACCACCGCCCCCTCGGCCACGTCGTCGCCACGTCGAATCACCGCATCTCGAGCGGCGACGGGACGCATGACCTCGATCATTCGGTCATCGATCCACTCGGTGTGCTCCACTATCACGACGGCATCGCTGCCCGGCGGCAACATGCCGCCGGTATGGATCACCATGGCCTCGCCGGGCGCTATGCCCGTGGTCGGCGGCGCGCCCATCGGCACCTCGCCGATCACGGCGAGGGCGGCCGGCAATGACTCGGTCGCGCCGAAGGTGTCCGACGCGCGCACGGCGAAGCCGTCCATCAACGATCGGTCGAAGGACGGACTCGATTCGGGCGCTCGCACCGGGCACGCCGAAACCCGTCCGGCGGCGGCTGCCAACGGCACGGATTCCGCACGCGGCTCGGGCAAGCCGGCTTCGAGCAGCCGTTCCAACGCCGTTTCGGGCGAAACGACGTCGAATAGCTCAGTTGCCATGCCCGCGGCACTCTTTGGATGACGGTGGCGCGCTTGATTCTGTCGCGCAGGCGGCGCGGCGTCCACGCCGGCCGGCCCGATAGACTTTGACGCCGTTCACCCTTGGCAACGCCGATGTGCGACGCGCCGCAGTCCCGCGACGACCCCCGAGCGGCAACCGCGCTCGATCTCGGTGGCGTCGAGGTCGAGGTGTCCGTGTGGCGCGGCGGTTCCACATGGCGCGCCGCCGCGCAAGTTGGCCGGCGGGAGGTGATGGTCTTGAACGGCGCGAGCCGCGACGACGCCCTTGCCCGTTTGCGCGAGAGCATGCTGGCCAACGCGGAGGTCGCTCGGGCGCTCGGGCTGGCGCCGGCCAGGCGCTGGTCGGCCAACCCCTACTGGAAGGGTCGCTAGCCGCGCCGGCGGACGATCGACATTTCGGCGGCTGCCTCTGTTTGGCTCGAAGCCACTGCGCTACAATTTGGCGCTAACGAAGCCATTCACCGGCTGACCCGCGCGCCGGGTTTCGTAATTCCTCGCGCGCCTTTCCCACACAGCTCACACATTCAGGAGGCTGCCGAGTATGCCTGGCAATCCCAAAGAGCTCCGCTTCAGCGCCGAGGCCCGCAGCGCCCTGCTGCAGGGCGTGGACGCGGTCGCCAACGCCGTGCGCGTCACCCTGGGTCCCCGGGGACGCAATGTGGCTCTGGGCCGCAATTTCGGGGCTCCCGTAGTCACCAATGACGGAGTAACGGTCGCCCGAGACATCGAACTCGGAAGCAACTTCGCGAACATGGGCACCCAGCTCATCAAGGAGGCGGCCAGCAAGACCAACGACATCGCCGGCGACGGCACGACGACCGCCACGGTCTTGGCGCAGGCCATGATTCACGGCGGCCTGCGGGCGATCGCGGCCGATATGAACCCGATGATCCTCAAGCGCGGGATCCAAAAGGCGCTGAAGGCGGCCGACGACGCGATCAGCGAACAGTCGCGCGAGGTGGACGATCCGCGTCAGATGGAATGGGTCGCGACGATCTCTTCGGGCGATCCTGACGTCGGTCGCATGATCGCCGAATCCCTTGACCGCGCGGGCAAGAACGGCGCGGTTTCGGTGGAAGAAGGCCGCACGAACGCGCTCGAGCTCGAGCTGGTGGACGGCATGCAGCTCGACCGCGGCTATATCTCGCCGTATCTGATCAGCAATACCGACCGCATGTCGGCGGAGCTTGAGGACGCCAGCATCTTCGTGACGGACTGGCAGCTCAAGAGCGCGCAGGACATGCTGCCCGTCCTGGAGCGCATGGTGCAGGGCGGACACCGCAACGTGCTGTTCATTGCCGAGGACGTCGAAGGCGACA
Above is a window of Chloroflexota bacterium DNA encoding:
- a CDS encoding molybdopterin molybdotransferase MoeA, with product MATELFDVVSPETALERLLEAGLPEPRAESVPLAAAAGRVSACPVRAPESSPSFDRSLMDGFAVRASDTFGATESLPAALAVIGEVPMGAPPTTGIAPGEAMVIHTGGMLPPGSDAVVIVEHTEWIDDRMIEVMRPVAARDAVIRRGDDVAEGAVVIPQGARLRSQDLGGLAALGVTHVAVAQAPIVGLIATGDEVVPPHQTPEPGEVRDVNSTTLTVEVERAGGVARAYGIVPDARSALATVARDALRDCDIVVISAGSSVSVRDHTSDVIGSLGSPGVLAHGLALKPGKPSIVGLADGRPIFGLPGNPVSALVVFDLLVAPTIRRLQGAPADSSGSPLRARLARNVASAAGRLDFIPARLTERDDETWAEPIFGASNLIFTLVRADALVRIPADANGLQAGAFVDIRPLA